One Deltaproteobacteria bacterium genomic region harbors:
- a CDS encoding heavy-metal-associated domain-containing protein, translating into MPMIDRPRMRPRAAAAFAALAVLGTVAAGCGRGTVAPPPDAPEAVLAVDGMTCASCAVTVRTAATRVDGVYDARVDVDRGRARVHYDPTRTTPQAIAEAISRAGYPARPAGP; encoded by the coding sequence ATGCCCATGATCGACCGCCCTCGAATGCGCCCTCGCGCGGCTGCCGCGTTCGCCGCGCTCGCCGTGCTCGGCACGGTCGCGGCCGGCTGCGGCCGCGGCACGGTCGCCCCGCCCCCCGATGCACCAGAGGCCGTGCTCGCCGTCGACGGCATGACGTGTGCGTCGTGCGCGGTGACCGTGCGAACGGCTGCCACCCGGGTCGACGGCGTCTACGACGCCCGCGTCGACGTAGACCGCGGGCGCGCACGCGTGCACTACGACCCGACGCGGACCACGCCCCAGGCAATTGCGGAGGCCATCTCGCGCGCGGGCTACCCGGCCAGACCGGCAGGGCCGTAG